The genomic interval tcatttaaactAGAAAGGAAACCAGGTGTGATCCTATATAAAGGAATATCCACATTAACATCTTAATCAAGAATCATAGCTAAGTGAagctaagaaaaaaacaaagaagaacagacttatttctatataaagaaaatgaagacTTTCGGGTTTCTAATGATTTCGACCTTTCTGGTTCTTTTTGCAACTCTTCTCCCTTATTGTTCGGCTTCAACCACCCGTCGATTTCACTTTAATGTAAGCAAATTATAAGGAGAAtcagtttcattttatttactaGTATAACTGTATTTTTGGATGGCGATCATattaaaaattccaaaaaactATAAACAATATGTATGTAATCTTAGAGTGATTTTTAAGTTGAGTAAACGACACTTGGTGACATATATAAGAGTCCTGTGATATATGATATATAGTTTATCGTAATCGTAACatttacattattatataattttggttCTTGGGGGTTCGTAGGTTGAATGGAAGAAGGTAACTCGATTATGCCACACTAAACAACTTTTAACGGTGAACGGACAATACCCTGGGCCGGCGGTGGTGGTTCACGAAGGTGACACCGTAGAAATCAAAGTGACTAACCGGATTGCTCACAATACAACTATTCATTGgtaaataataaatatcatgCATGCATGATTTAACCGCGTTAAACATTATGCTAACTTACTTAATGTGAGTTTATTAATTACCTTGGTTTTGTTTGTGGGGTTTGTGAGTAGGCATGGGTTAAGGCAATACCGGAGCGGTTGGGCAGATGGACCGGCTTACATTACGCAGTGTCCAATAAGATCGAAACAATCATATACATATAGGTTCAAAGTGGAAGACCAAAGAGGCACACTCCTTTGGCATGCTCATCACTCATGGCAACGCGCCTCCGTCTACGGTGCCTTCATCATCTATCCGCGTCAACCTTACCCATTCTCCGGCAGCCACATCCAATCCGAAATTCCCATTATTCTCGGTACGATATATAactatttgtttgttttcttatcGCTCAAATCTATAATTTTGTCAAAATTTGAAACAAAGAAAGACCAAACCGCGTATGTGAACAGAAGAAACAGGGTATTTGGTCATGTATTAATTTTCGTTACATGAATTTTTCTTCCTATGAATATAAACGAAACTAAAATCATGTAAGCTTATCACCTTTAACTTTAGGAAACGGGAtcatacatataaaatttacGTAAAGTTATGAATAAGTAGATGCTCAACTAATGGATAATTATGGATTGAGTTGTGAAATGTAAAGGTGGGAATTTCGGTTCGATTTTaggtttggtttgagtttggttcggttaattattttgttaaaaaatggAATTCACATGGAATTATAGTCTAGTTTAGTTTGTGTTCTGTTCAGGTTATTTTAGCTTGGTTCAAGTTTACATCCGTTAACACCAAtttacaaaacatataaaacaaaaatcaatataatttttaaaaagtaaaaggaaatttatgaaaaaaatattaagaagaaaaacttggatttgattaaaaattgaCAATCTaagcacatttttttttttttttgctctgttCGGTtttaaacaaaaccaaacaaatcaTTCGGGTAGTTAAAAACATTAACCAAATGGTTTCGATATGTATtgtaattttggtttgggtGGTTTGAGTTCGAGTTAActcagtttggtttggtttttgcCGACCAGGTGAATGGTGGAATGATGACGTAGACAAGGTAGAAAAGGAGATGTTGAAAACAGGAGCTGGCGCTAAGGTTTCCGACGCTTACACACTTAACGGCCTTCCCGGTCCACTCTACCCTTGCTCTACCAAAGGTCCCAGTCTTATCCTTTGAACAGACGGTTTAATTCCAAATCCAAACCCGGTTTGAATCTCTAATAACcgtaaacaatttttaaaatcctgTTCAGACACTTTCACGGCGAACGTGGACGCGGGAAAAACATACATACTCCGCATAATCAACGCTGCTCTAAACAACGAGCTCTTCTTCGCTATATCGAACCACACACTAACCGTAGTCGAAGTCGACGCGGTTTACACCAAACCGGTTCACACAAAAGCAATCATGATCGCTCCTGGTCAAACCACCACCCTCCTCCTCCGCACCAACAACCATCTCTCCGACGGCGGAGAGTTCCTCATCGCCGCAACTCCTTACGTCACATCCGTCTTCCCCTTCAACAACTCCACCACCGTCGGCTTCCTCCGCTACAACACCAACGACAAAACCAAACCGGCAAACCATCTCAACAACCGACGCCGGTTAACCAAAACGACGCTGTCTACTCGCGCGGTGCTCCCTGACATGCTTGACACGAAGTTCGCGACGAGATTCTCCGACAGCATCAAGAGCCTCGGGTCGGATAAGTACCCCTGCAAAGTCCCGACCGCGATCGACAAGCGCGTGGTCACCACGATCAGCCTCAACCTCCAAAACTGCCCTGAGAATCAAACTTGTTCCGGATACGACGGGAAGAGATTCTTCGCGTCGATGAACAACGTCTCGTTCATCAGACCCCCCATCTCAATCCTAGAGAGCTACTACAGGAAACAGAGCAGAGGTGTGTTCACGCTCGACTTCCCGGAGAAACCGCCGAGCAGATTCGACTTCACGGGAGTCAACCCCGTGTCGGAGAACATGAACACCGAGTTCGGGACCAAGCTCTTCGAGGTGGACTTCGGAGCGAGGCTGGAGATCGTGTTCCAAGGGACGAGTTTCTTGAACGTCGAGAACCATCCGCTGCACGTGCACGGACACAACTTCTTCGTGGTCGGGAGAGGGTTCGGGAACTTCGACGAAGAGAAGGATCCGGTTAGGTACAACTTGGTGGATCCGCCGGAGAGGAACACGATCGCCGTGCCGACGGGAGGGTGGGCGGCGATCAGGATAAACGCGGATAATCCGGGAGTTTGGTTTATTCACTGTCATCTCGAGCAGCATACCTCTTGGGGGTTGGCTATGGGCTTTATCGTTAAAGATGGGCCTCTTCCTTCGCAGACTCTGCTTCGTCCTCCTCGTGATCTTCCCAAGTGTTGAAGAGTGTTCGGCAAGGTAGGTCGTTTTTTAGATACAAATAAATGGTTGTGTTTTTCGCTCAAAGGCTTTTGAGTGTTCAGCAAGTTAGGTTTGTTGTTTAGGGTTTTGCTTTATGTATTTGAGtgtttagatataaataaatggTTGTTATTTTCTTTCAATTGCTATTGAACTATGTAAGTAAGTAAAAAAATTCATACATATTTTGAAGAGATGACAAACAAATATTAAAGAACAAGATAAATAAGATTACAATGGATGAAAGAAATCTAATATACTGCTTTTCTTGTTGATCTTATTAGCCTTCTTGTCATAGCTTGTTTTCACTTTGAAACTCTCAGCTCTAGGTTTTGCTCCACGCACTCTCTTTGTAGTCATGTTGGCATGACCTTGAAT from Raphanus sativus cultivar WK10039 unplaced genomic scaffold, ASM80110v3 Scaffold2405, whole genome shotgun sequence carries:
- the LOC130505590 gene encoding laccase-1 → MKTFGFLMISTFLVLFATLLPYCSASTTRRFHFNVEWKKVTRLCHTKQLLTVNGQYPGPAVVVHEGDTVEIKVTNRIAHNTTIHWHGLRQYRSGWADGPAYITQCPIRSKQSYTYRFKVEDQRGTLLWHAHHSWQRASVYGAFIIYPRQPYPFSGSHIQSEIPIILGEWWNDDVDKVEKEMLKTGAGAKVSDAYTLNGLPGPLYPCSTKDTFTANVDAGKTYILRIINAALNNELFFAISNHTLTVVEVDAVYTKPVHTKAIMIAPGQTTTLLLRTNNHLSDGGEFLIAATPYVTSVFPFNNSTTVGFLRYNTNDKTKPANHLNNRRRLTKTTLSTRAVLPDMLDTKFATRFSDSIKSLGSDKYPCKVPTAIDKRVVTTISLNLQNCPENQTCSGYDGKRFFASMNNVSFIRPPISILESYYRKQSRGVFTLDFPEKPPSRFDFTGVNPVSENMNTEFGTKLFEVDFGARLEIVFQGTSFLNVENHPLHVHGHNFFVVGRGFGNFDEEKDPVRYNLVDPPERNTIAVPTGGWAAIRINADNPGVWFIHCHLEQHTSWGLAMGFIVKDGPLPSQTLLRPPRDLPKC